ACGCCGCGCTGGGGCGGGGCCGCGAAGGCGGCGAGCCGCTCGGCGGCCTCGGCGATGCCCACCCCGTGGCGCCCGGCGACGGCGGCGGCCGCGCAGGCGTTGCGGACGGTGTGGAGCCCGGGGACGCGGAGCCGCAGCGGTGCGCTGCCGTCGGGGCCGACGAGGCGGCAGCGCACCCCCTCCAGCCCGTCGCCGACCACCTCGACCGCGTGGTAGTCGGCGGCGGCGCCGAGCCCGAACCAGGTCACCGGCGCGGGGCTGCGCCCGGCGACGCGGCGCACCTCCGGGTCGTCGGCGTTGCAGATCGCCGACCCGTCCGGGGGCAGCGCCTCGAGCAGCTCGGCCTTGGCGTCGCCGATGGCGGCGAGCGAGCCGAGCAGCTCGACGTGGGAGAGGCCGATGTTGAGCAGCACCCCGGTGACCGGGCGGGTGAAGGACGCGAGGTCGCGGATCTCCCCGGGGGCGGACATCGCCATCTCGGCGACGAAGACCCCGACCGGCGGACGCAGCGCCAGCACCGAGAGGGGGATGCCCGTCCAGGTGTTGAGGTTGCCGGCGGTGGCGGCGGCGTCGCGGCCGCCGAGGGCGAGGGCGCAGAGCTCCTTCGCCGAGGTCTTGCCGACGCTTCCGGTGACCCCGACCACGGCGCAGCCGAGCTCGGCGAGCCGGGCGCCGCAGGCGCGTCGCAGGGCCAGGCCGGTGTCGTCGACGCGGAGCAGCAGCGGCGGGTGCCCGTCGGCCAGGGCGCGGCCCTCGGCGACCACCGCGAGCGCCGCCCCGGCGGCGGCCGCCGCGGCCACGTAGGCGTGGCCGTCCATGCGCTCACCGGCGAGCGCGACGAAGGCGCTGCCGGGCCCGGCCCGGCGCGAGTCCGTCTCGATCGCGGCGAGCGGAGCGCAGCGCTCACCCGCGCCCTCGAGGCGGCCACCGAACAGGCGTGCCAGGTCCGCCGGGGTGAGCAGCATCGCCTGGATGGTACGGGGAAGCTCCGCCGACGGTTTCGGAGGGGCGGGGGAGGTGGGCGGGTGCGCCCATCCTCCTCCCGCCGTCAGCCCCCCGGGCATGCCATCCCCCTGTTTCCCCTCACGGGACGATTCTCCAGGCGTCGACCGCGAGCTGGGCGACGCTCTTCCAGACCGGCGCGGCGAGGTAGGCACCCTCGTGGGGCACCCTGCTCTCGTGCGGCTTGCGAATGATCACGAAGGCGGTGAACTGCGGATTGTCGACCGGCAGGAAGCCGACGAACGAGGCGATGATGTCGGCCCCGTAGGCGCCGTTGACGGCGACGCTGGCGGTTCCGGTCTTGCCCCCGATCAGGCCCTTGAATGCCGGGATCTTGGCGAGGAACCCGGACGCGCCCTTGTCCTCGACGACGCCGGACATCATGTGGGCGAGCTGGTGGGCGGCGTCCGCGGACATCACCTGCCGGGTGCGCGGCACCACCGGCGTCTCCGCCCGGGTCTGCGGGTCGACGATCGCCTCGACCGCGTGCGGCTGCACCCAGACACCGCCGTTGGCGACGGC
This genomic stretch from Candidatus Dormiibacterota bacterium harbors:
- the murF gene encoding UDP-N-acetylmuramoyl-tripeptide--D-alanyl-D-alanine ligase; amino-acid sequence: MLLTPADLARLFGGRLEGAGERCAPLAAIETDSRRAGPGSAFVALAGERMDGHAYVAAAAAAGAALAVVAEGRALADGHPPLLLRVDDTGLALRRACGARLAELGCAVVGVTGSVGKTSAKELCALALGGRDAAATAGNLNTWTGIPLSVLALRPPVGVFVAEMAMSAPGEIRDLASFTRPVTGVLLNIGLSHVELLGSLAAIGDAKAELLEALPPDGSAICNADDPEVRRVAGRSPAPVTWFGLGAAADYHAVEVVGDGLEGVRCRLVGPDGSAPLRLRVPGLHTVRNACAAAAVAGRHGVGIAEAAERLAAFAAPPQRGVVRRGAGGAEIVDDSYNASPASVAAALEVLAGSGARRRLAVLGDMLELGDHAGPAHAEAGRQAARAATALIAVGEHAALMVEAAVAAGMPRERARVAGDVEEAASMARAQCDSGTVVLVKASHGVALERVVESLLR